A stretch of the Papaver somniferum cultivar HN1 chromosome 6, ASM357369v1, whole genome shotgun sequence genome encodes the following:
- the LOC113287988 gene encoding aspartic proteinase-like: MGKSMIFVLLLSLLLVSLVLAESDDGLLRIKLKKRNLDSNDQLAAHLESKNGKSLGSSVRKYYFRGDVGDSDEFDIVSLKNYMDAQYFGEIGIGSPPQKFTVIFDTGSSNLWVPSSKCYFSIACFFHAKYKSSRSSTYKKNGKAAAIRYGTGAISGYFSQDSVKVGDIVVKNQDFIEATREPSITFVVAKFDGLLGLGFREISVGNAVPVWYNMVKQGLVKEPVFSFWLNRNTEEEKGGEIVFGGSDPKHYIGKHTYVPVTQKGYWQFNMGDVLVGGKTTGFCSGGCKAIADSGTSLLAGPTTIITEINHAIGATGIVSQECKSVVAEYGEMIIALLASETSPKKVCSQIGLCTFDGTRGVSIGIESVVNKKSLEKSSDAMCTACEMAVVWMQNQLRNNETQERVLDYANQLCERLPSPMGESAVACDGLASMPNVTFTIAGKQFELSAHEYVLKVGEGAAAQCISGFTAFDIPAPRGPLWILGDIFMGKYHTVFDYGNMRIGFAEAA, encoded by the exons ATGGGGAAGTCAATGATATTTGTTCTTTTGTTATCTCTGCTTTTGGTTTCTCTGGTTTTAGCCGAATCTGATGATGGATTATTAAGAATTAAGTTGAAAAAGAGGAATTTGGATTCAAACGATCAACTTGCAGCTCATCTCGAGTCTAAAAATGGGAAATCTTTGGGATCTTCTGTTCGTAAGTACTATTTCCGTGGTGATGTTGGAGATTCTGATGAATTTGATATTGTATCTCTAAAGAATTACATGGATGCTCAATATTTTGGTGAGATTGGTATTGGTAGCCCTCCACAGAAGTTCACTGTGATATTCGACACTGGGAGTTCAAACCTCTGGGTGCCATCCTCAAAGTGCTACTTCTCG ATTGCTTGCTTTTTCCATGCAAAGTACAAGTCAAGTCGGTCAAGCACCTACAAGAAGAATG GGAAAGCAGCTGCTATCCGTTATGGTACTGGAGCCATATCTGGATACTTTAGCCAAGACAGTGTCAAAGTTGGTGACATTGTCGTCAAGAATCAG GATTTTATTGAGGCAACTAGAGAACCCAGTATCACATTTGTAGTGGCTAAGTTTGATGGACTACTTGGACTTGGTTTTCGGGAGATCTCTGTTGGGAATGCCGTACCTGTGTG GTATAACATGGTCAAACAAGGTCTTGTCAAAGAACCTGTTTTCTCATTTTGGTTGAACCGAAATACAGAGGAGGAAAAAGGGGGTGAAATTGTTTTTGGGGGTTCTGATCCCAAACATTACATTGGGAAGCACACTTATGTCCCTGTGACTCAGAAAGGGTACTGGCAG TTCAACATGGGTGATGTTCTCGTTGGTGGTAAAACAACTG GATTCTGCTCTGGCGGTTGCAAGGCTATTGCTGACTCAGGGACATCTTTGTTGGCAGGTCCAACA ACGATTATCACGGAAATCAATCATGCCATTGGAGCAACTGGAATTGTTAGCCAGGAGTGCAAATCAGTAGTTGCTGAATATGGTGAAATGATAATTGCATTGCTAGCATCAGAG ACAAGCCCCAAGAAAGTCTGCTCCCAGATTGGTTTATGTACCTTCGATGGTACTCGAGGTGTTAG TATTGGCATCGAGAGTGTAGTAAATAAGAAGAGTCTCGAGAAATCCTCTGATGCTATGTGCACAGCTTGTGAGATGGCAGTTGTGTGGATGCAAAACCAGCTTAGGAATAATGAAACACAGGAGCGTGTATTGGACTACGCCAATCAG CTTTGTGAAAGACTTCCTAGCCCAATGGGAGAATCAGCTGTTGCTTGTGATGGTCTTGCTTCCATGCCCAACGTCACTTTCACCATTGCTGGCAAACAATTTGAGCTTAGCGCACATGAG TACGTTCTCAAGGTCGGAGAGGGAGCAGCAGCTCAGTGCATTAGTGGATTTACAGCTTTCGATATACCTGCTCCACGTGGCCCACTCTG GATCTTGGGAGATATTTTCATGGGTAAATACCACACCGTGTTTGACTATGGCAACATGAGGATTGGATTTGCCGAAGCAGCGTGA